A stretch of Nonomuraea africana DNA encodes these proteins:
- a CDS encoding S9 family peptidase, with the protein MPLWPSPISTTDVASSGLRLAWPTVVGDEVWWTEDRPDEGGRTTIVHRAADGTRTQVLPAPWNARSRVHEYGGQPYLVTPRGVVFVNFADQRLYLVTSGEPEPLTPDDGSRYADLHLGRDHLWCVRERHDGKVTRAIVSIPLDGGEPRELVTGSDFYAFPTLSPDGLHLAYICWNHPRMPWNGTELRITRLSDGNSWTVKGGSTESVLAPQWRDDSHLYLISDWSGWWNLYQIGIYGTSSQALHPAEEEFAWPLWQLGGRPYVVLADGRLAVLHGQGDLRLGLLDPGTGELRDLDVPYSGWDPALSADGTTLVGVAYGAAIPRSITRLDTVTGRVEGLRRDIGELPDVAYLPSARPVEFLSRFGRHVHAFLYPPANPEVAAEGPVPYVVFVHGGPTGHSTSALDLEKAFFTSRGIGVIDVNYGGSTGYGRAYRDRLRGQWGVVDVEDTIAAAEWLAAEGLADPARIAVRGGSAGGWTVMAACCRSSVFAGGVSYYGVSALAPLNATTHDFESRYTEWLVGPEDPALYASREPLALADGVTCPMLLLQGLDDPVVPPAQSSAFADALSERGVPCTYLSFEGESHGFRRMETRTAALAAELAFYQQIFELY; encoded by the coding sequence ATGCCTCTCTGGCCTTCTCCCATCTCCACCACCGATGTCGCGAGCTCGGGTCTGCGCCTGGCCTGGCCCACCGTCGTGGGCGACGAGGTCTGGTGGACCGAGGACCGGCCCGACGAGGGCGGCCGCACCACCATCGTGCACCGGGCCGCCGACGGCACCCGCACCCAGGTGCTGCCCGCCCCGTGGAACGCCCGCTCCAGGGTCCATGAGTACGGCGGGCAGCCCTATCTCGTCACCCCCCGTGGCGTGGTCTTCGTCAACTTCGCCGACCAGCGCCTCTACCTGGTCACCTCCGGCGAACCCGAGCCGCTGACCCCCGACGACGGCTCCCGCTACGCCGACCTGCACCTGGGCCGAGACCATCTGTGGTGCGTGCGCGAACGCCACGACGGCAAGGTCACCCGCGCCATCGTCTCGATCCCCCTCGACGGCGGCGAGCCGCGCGAGCTGGTGACCGGCAGCGACTTCTACGCCTTCCCCACCCTCTCCCCCGACGGCCTGCACCTGGCCTACATCTGCTGGAACCACCCGCGCATGCCGTGGAACGGCACCGAGCTGCGCATCACCCGCCTGTCCGACGGCAACTCCTGGACGGTCAAGGGCGGCTCCACCGAGTCGGTCCTCGCGCCGCAGTGGCGCGACGACAGCCACCTCTACCTGATCTCCGACTGGTCGGGCTGGTGGAACCTCTACCAGATCGGCATCTACGGCACCTCCTCCCAGGCGCTTCACCCCGCCGAGGAGGAGTTCGCCTGGCCGCTCTGGCAGCTGGGCGGCCGGCCGTACGTCGTGCTGGCCGACGGCCGGCTCGCGGTCCTGCACGGCCAGGGCGACCTGCGCCTCGGCCTCCTCGATCCCGGCACGGGCGAGCTGCGCGACCTCGATGTGCCGTACTCGGGGTGGGACCCGGCCCTGTCCGCCGACGGCACGACCCTGGTCGGGGTGGCGTACGGCGCGGCGATCCCCCGCTCGATCACCAGGCTCGACACGGTGACCGGCAGGGTCGAAGGACTGCGGCGCGACATCGGCGAACTGCCCGACGTGGCCTACCTGCCGTCGGCTCGGCCCGTGGAGTTCCTCAGCAGGTTCGGCCGGCACGTGCACGCGTTCCTCTACCCGCCCGCCAATCCCGAGGTCGCGGCCGAGGGGCCCGTGCCGTACGTGGTGTTCGTGCACGGCGGGCCCACCGGGCACAGCACCTCGGCGCTCGACCTGGAGAAGGCGTTCTTCACCTCGCGCGGCATCGGCGTGATCGACGTCAACTACGGCGGCTCCACCGGCTACGGCAGGGCCTACCGCGACCGGCTGCGCGGCCAGTGGGGCGTCGTCGACGTCGAGGACACGATCGCCGCCGCCGAATGGCTGGCCGCCGAGGGCCTGGCCGACCCGGCGCGCATCGCGGTCAGGGGCGGCAGCGCCGGCGGCTGGACGGTGATGGCCGCGTGCTGCAGGTCTTCCGTGTTCGCGGGCGGGGTCTCCTACTACGGGGTCAGCGCGCTCGCGCCGCTCAACGCGACGACCCACGACTTCGAGTCGCGCTACACCGAGTGGCTGGTCGGCCCCGAGGACCCGGCCCTCTACGCCAGCCGCGAGCCGCTCGCCCTGGCCGACGGCGTGACCTGCCCGATGCTGCTGCTCCAGGGGCTGGACGACCCGGTGGTACCGCCTGCGCAGTCGTCGGCTTTCGCGGACGCGCTGTCGGAACGCGGGGTCCCGTGCACGTACCTGTCCTTCGAGGGGGAGTCACACGGCTTCCGTCGCATGGAGACGAGAACCGCTGCCCTGGCCGCCGAACTGGCCTTCTACCAGCAGATCTTCGAACTGTACTGA
- the rny gene encoding ribonuclease Y yields the protein METPVVVLAVAVLLLACVMIVAFVILLRRTAALAPSPAAQPSPAVQPSADQLAEVHGELEEARREAVLIRDKAQSDAGEILRRSELAAETAAQMRKEVEEESRILKNELKELRADLERRESRLAEREQRLDEESRRQVERGRKLAETETELADRREELLQVESERRAILERVSGLTAEQAKNELVREIENQAKREAALIVREIEGAARKEGEKRATKIVTLAVQRIAAEQTAESVVSVLHLPGDEMKGRIIGREGRNIRAFESTTGVNLIIDDTPEAVLLSCFDPVRRETARLTLEKLVLDGRIHPQRIEEAYDRSRTEVQDLCARAGEDALVELGITDMHPELTLLLGQLRYRTSYGQNVLKHLIESAHIAGIMAAELKMSQPLMKRCALLHDIGKALTHEVEGSHALIGAEIARRYGEHEDVVHAIEAHHNEVEVRTVEAVLTQAADAISGSRPGARRESLEAYVKRLERLEEIATSYEGVEKVFAMQAGREIRVMVKPDAIDDIQAQVIARDVAKQVEEELTYPGQIRITVVRESRATEFAR from the coding sequence ATGGAGACGCCTGTCGTGGTGCTGGCGGTGGCAGTGCTCCTGCTGGCATGCGTGATGATCGTCGCGTTTGTCATACTGCTGCGCCGAACCGCCGCGCTGGCGCCGTCGCCCGCCGCCCAGCCCTCTCCCGCCGTCCAGCCCTCTGCCGATCAGCTTGCCGAGGTGCACGGTGAGTTGGAGGAGGCGCGCCGCGAAGCCGTACTGATCAGGGACAAGGCGCAGTCGGACGCCGGTGAGATCCTGCGCAGGTCGGAGTTGGCCGCCGAAACTGCCGCGCAGATGCGCAAGGAGGTCGAGGAAGAGAGCCGCATCCTCAAGAACGAGCTCAAGGAGCTGCGCGCCGACCTCGAACGCAGGGAGAGCCGGCTGGCCGAGCGAGAGCAGCGTCTCGACGAGGAGTCCCGCAGGCAGGTCGAACGCGGCAGGAAGCTGGCCGAGACCGAGACGGAGCTGGCCGACAGGCGCGAGGAGTTGCTGCAGGTCGAGAGCGAGCGCAGGGCGATACTCGAACGGGTGTCGGGGCTGACCGCCGAGCAGGCGAAGAACGAGCTCGTCAGGGAGATCGAGAACCAGGCCAAGCGTGAGGCGGCGCTGATCGTCAGGGAGATCGAGGGCGCCGCCCGCAAGGAGGGCGAGAAGCGGGCCACCAAGATCGTGACGCTGGCCGTGCAGCGCATCGCGGCGGAGCAGACCGCCGAGTCCGTGGTGAGCGTGCTGCATCTGCCCGGCGACGAGATGAAGGGCCGGATCATCGGTCGTGAGGGACGCAACATCAGGGCGTTCGAGTCGACGACGGGCGTCAACCTGATCATCGATGACACGCCCGAGGCGGTGCTGCTGTCCTGTTTCGACCCGGTGCGCAGGGAGACCGCGCGGCTCACGCTGGAGAAGCTCGTGCTGGACGGGCGCATCCACCCCCAGCGCATCGAGGAGGCCTACGACCGCAGCCGGACCGAGGTGCAGGATCTGTGCGCGCGGGCGGGCGAGGACGCGCTGGTGGAACTCGGCATCACGGACATGCACCCGGAGCTGACGCTGCTGCTCGGACAGCTGAGGTATCGCACCAGCTACGGGCAGAACGTGCTGAAGCACCTCATCGAGTCCGCGCACATCGCCGGGATCATGGCGGCGGAGCTCAAGATGAGCCAGCCGCTGATGAAGCGGTGCGCGCTGCTGCACGACATCGGCAAGGCGCTGACGCACGAGGTCGAGGGCAGCCACGCGCTGATCGGCGCGGAGATCGCCAGGCGCTACGGCGAACACGAGGACGTCGTGCACGCGATCGAGGCGCACCACAACGAGGTCGAGGTGCGGACCGTGGAGGCCGTGCTCACCCAGGCGGCCGACGCGATCAGCGGCTCGAGGCCGGGCGCGCGGCGCGAGTCGCTGGAGGCCTACGTGAAACGGCTGGAGCGACTGGAGGAGATCGCCACCTCCTACGAGGGCGTCGAGAAGGTCTTCGCGATGCAGGCGGGGCGCGAGATCCGCGTCATGGTGAAGCCCGACGCCATCGACGACATCCAGGCACAGGTGATCGCGCGCGACGTGGCCAAGCAGGTGGAGGAGGAGCTCACCTACCCGGGCCAGATCCGCATCACCGTCGTCCGCGAATCCCGCGCGACAGAGTTCGCCCGCTAG
- a CDS encoding LacI family DNA-binding transcriptional regulator — translation MRPPEAPRRITQRDIARLAGVSQTTVSLVLNNRAGAETRIPAETRDRVLRVIRETGYVADPLARRLAAGRNRILGVFTYEPVFPSATGDFYHPFLVGIEESAEQVGCDLLLLTSAPLVDGRKRIYHQDHRLRLADGCVLLGRELDHEELARLVAEGYPFVSVGRRDDAGGPISYVGADYGSAVRELVEQARSLGHEKFAYVGYGAGPESFADRHRGFREGTAGLQTVTLPPANAEDVLLTGATAIFVEEYADGAVILQTARQRGLAVPGDHSIVTLGDPTRPAPTDIDFTGFRIPRAEMGRQAVEVLTELIEGSGRVQRLLPCELVKGSTLGRNNVA, via the coding sequence ATGCGACCCCCAGAAGCCCCCCGCCGCATCACGCAGCGGGACATCGCCCGGCTCGCCGGCGTCAGCCAGACCACCGTCTCGCTGGTGCTGAACAACCGCGCGGGAGCCGAGACCCGGATCCCGGCGGAGACCAGGGACCGGGTGCTGCGCGTCATCAGGGAAACCGGCTACGTGGCCGACCCGCTGGCCCGACGGCTGGCGGCAGGCAGGAACCGGATCCTCGGCGTCTTCACCTACGAGCCGGTCTTCCCCAGTGCGACGGGGGACTTCTACCACCCGTTCCTCGTCGGCATCGAAGAGTCCGCCGAGCAGGTGGGCTGTGACCTGCTGCTGCTCACCAGCGCTCCGCTGGTGGACGGCCGCAAGCGCATCTACCACCAGGACCACCGCCTGCGCCTGGCCGACGGTTGCGTCCTGCTCGGCCGGGAGCTCGACCACGAGGAACTGGCCCGGCTGGTCGCCGAGGGCTACCCCTTCGTCTCGGTCGGCCGTCGCGACGACGCCGGGGGCCCGATCTCCTACGTCGGCGCCGACTACGGCAGCGCGGTGCGTGAGCTGGTGGAGCAGGCGCGCAGCCTGGGTCACGAAAAGTTCGCGTATGTCGGGTACGGCGCCGGTCCCGAGTCCTTCGCCGACCGGCACCGCGGATTCAGGGAGGGTACGGCGGGGCTGCAGACCGTCACCCTGCCACCGGCGAACGCCGAGGACGTGCTGCTCACCGGCGCCACTGCGATCTTCGTCGAGGAGTACGCCGACGGCGCGGTCATCCTCCAGACAGCCAGGCAGCGCGGCCTGGCCGTACCGGGAGACCATTCGATCGTCACGCTCGGCGATCCCACCAGGCCCGCGCCGACCGACATCGACTTCACCGGCTTCCGCATCCCCCGTGCCGAGATGGGCCGGCAGGCGGTGGAAGTCCTCACCGAACTCATCGAGGGCAGCGGCCGGGTCCAGCGGCTGCTCCCCTGCGAACTCGTCAAGGGCTCGACCCTGGGAAGGAACAACGTTGCATGA
- a CDS encoding FAD-dependent oxidoreductase yields MHELSTEVLVVGGGLGGVAAALAALRAGKRVVLTEEFDWLGGQLTSQAVPPDEHTWVERFGVTASYRALRDGIRDYYRRHFPLTEAARGWRELNPGAGWVSPICHEPRVALAVIESMLAPYRGGGQLTVLQPYKPVAAETDGDRVLSVRLSGPGADDVVVTAPYILDATETGDLLPLTGTEYVTGFESQTDTGEPSAPAEAQPLNMQAVSVCFAIDHVDGDHTIDRPANYGFWRDFELPFWGGKLLGWRSPNPRTLEIGERSFTPNPDDDPLLVRADQRRNPGDGNLWTFRRIAARRLFTSGAYASDICLVNWPMIDYVLGPAFDVPDAAEHLAAARDLSRSVLYWMQTEAPRPDGGTGWPGLRLRGDVTGSADGLAQAPYIRESRRVLAEHTIIEQDVVKGARYHDSVGIGMYRIDLHPSTGGDNYIDVPSSPFEIPLGALIPRRVQNLLPAGKNLGTTHITNGCYRLHPVEWNIGEAAGALAAFCLDRSVPPQAVRNDPDLLACFQDRLEAQGIELHWPEISGY; encoded by the coding sequence TTGCATGAGCTGAGCACCGAGGTGCTGGTCGTCGGAGGCGGCCTCGGGGGGGTGGCAGCGGCGCTCGCGGCGCTCAGAGCCGGGAAACGAGTGGTACTGACCGAGGAATTCGACTGGCTCGGCGGCCAGCTGACCAGCCAGGCCGTGCCGCCGGACGAGCACACGTGGGTGGAGCGGTTCGGCGTCACGGCGAGCTACCGCGCGCTGCGCGACGGCATCCGCGACTACTACCGCCGGCACTTCCCCCTCACCGAGGCCGCGCGAGGATGGAGGGAGCTCAACCCCGGCGCGGGCTGGGTGAGCCCGATCTGCCACGAGCCCCGGGTGGCGCTGGCGGTCATCGAGTCCATGCTGGCTCCCTATCGCGGGGGTGGGCAGCTCACCGTGCTGCAGCCGTACAAACCCGTGGCCGCCGAGACCGACGGCGATCGAGTTCTTTCCGTACGGCTCAGCGGCCCGGGCGCGGACGACGTCGTGGTCACCGCGCCCTACATCCTGGACGCCACCGAGACCGGCGACCTGCTGCCGCTCACCGGCACGGAGTACGTCACCGGCTTCGAGTCGCAGACCGACACCGGCGAGCCGAGCGCCCCCGCCGAGGCGCAGCCGCTCAACATGCAGGCGGTCTCGGTCTGCTTCGCCATCGACCACGTGGACGGCGACCACACCATCGACCGGCCGGCCAACTACGGCTTCTGGCGCGACTTCGAGCTGCCCTTCTGGGGTGGCAAGTTGCTGGGCTGGCGCAGCCCGAACCCGCGCACGCTGGAGATCGGCGAACGCAGCTTCACTCCCAACCCGGACGACGATCCGCTGCTGGTCCGGGCCGACCAGCGGCGCAACCCCGGAGACGGCAATCTGTGGACCTTCCGCCGGATCGCCGCCCGCCGCCTGTTCACCTCGGGTGCGTATGCCAGCGACATCTGCCTCGTCAACTGGCCGATGATCGACTACGTGCTCGGCCCGGCCTTCGACGTGCCCGACGCCGCCGAGCACCTGGCCGCCGCCCGTGACCTGTCCCGTTCTGTCCTGTACTGGATGCAGACCGAGGCTCCACGGCCCGACGGCGGTACCGGCTGGCCGGGCCTCAGGCTGCGCGGCGACGTGACCGGTTCGGCCGACGGTCTGGCCCAGGCACCCTACATCCGCGAGTCGCGCCGGGTCCTGGCCGAACACACCATCATCGAGCAGGACGTGGTCAAGGGCGCCCGCTACCACGATTCGGTCGGCATCGGCATGTACCGCATCGACCTGCACCCCTCGACCGGCGGCGACAACTACATCGACGTGCCGAGCAGCCCCTTCGAGATCCCGCTGGGCGCACTCATTCCGCGCCGCGTGCAGAACCTGCTGCCGGCCGGTAAGAACCTCGGCACCACGCACATCACCAACGGCTGCTATCGGCTGCACCCTGTCGAGTGGAACATCGGCGAGGCCGCGGGCGCGCTGGCCGCCTTCTGTCTGGACCGGTCGGTGCCCCCGCAGGCCGTTCGGAACGATCCAGACCTTCTGGCTTGCTTCCAGGATCGGCTGGAAGCACAGGGGATCGAACTCCACTGGCCGGAAATCTCCGGATATTAA
- a CDS encoding ABC transporter substrate-binding protein codes for MRIKVTALGLAGVLALAACGSSAEPKDSPVSLRMTIWTGNEAHLKLFNDIGAEYKKTHPNVSVKFDTLPVETYTTTLTTQIAGGNTPDLAWIFENSAPDFVSSGALAPLDNLVKPEEFVPSTTRLWQKDGALYAYPFSTSPFGVFVNADLLKQAGQSVPAKGWTWDEAVKIASAVQEKTGKAGLVVRDFDYKGWDNLASVWGGWGAEAWSEDGKVCGFTKPEMIEAMSFLHKAIFTDKAMPAPGTTADFFAGEAGMTITQISRASLLKDGPFDWDLVSLPSGPKGEYSVIGQAGIGVIKKSKNAQAAADFLSFFTNPDNSAKLAQFFPPPRQPLLTAESLAKSNPLLKPEQLQEVIVDGIADGRVKPSHAGQAELSQAVRAGLDQLWQPNADVATVMNGVCTAIQPMLAKR; via the coding sequence ATGCGCATCAAGGTGACCGCGCTCGGGCTGGCGGGTGTGCTCGCCCTCGCGGCCTGCGGATCCTCCGCAGAACCGAAGGACAGCCCCGTCTCGCTGCGGATGACGATCTGGACCGGCAACGAGGCCCATCTCAAGCTTTTCAACGACATCGGGGCCGAGTACAAGAAGACGCATCCAAACGTCTCGGTGAAGTTCGACACCCTGCCGGTGGAAACCTACACGACCACGCTGACCACCCAGATCGCCGGCGGCAACACCCCCGACCTGGCCTGGATCTTTGAGAACAGCGCACCCGACTTCGTCAGCTCCGGCGCGCTCGCCCCCCTGGACAACCTGGTCAAGCCCGAGGAGTTCGTGCCCAGCACCACCAGGCTGTGGCAGAAGGACGGCGCACTCTACGCCTACCCGTTCTCCACCTCGCCGTTCGGCGTCTTCGTCAACGCCGACCTGCTCAAGCAGGCTGGGCAGAGCGTGCCCGCGAAGGGCTGGACGTGGGACGAGGCCGTCAAGATCGCGTCAGCCGTACAGGAGAAGACCGGCAAGGCCGGGCTGGTCGTGCGCGACTTCGACTACAAGGGCTGGGACAACCTGGCCTCCGTCTGGGGCGGATGGGGAGCCGAGGCCTGGAGCGAGGACGGCAAGGTCTGCGGCTTCACCAAGCCCGAGATGATCGAGGCGATGAGCTTCTTGCACAAGGCGATCTTCACTGACAAGGCCATGCCCGCCCCCGGCACCACCGCCGACTTCTTCGCCGGTGAAGCCGGAATGACGATCACTCAGATCTCCCGCGCGTCGCTGCTCAAGGACGGTCCGTTCGACTGGGACCTGGTGTCGCTGCCCAGCGGTCCCAAGGGCGAGTACAGCGTGATCGGGCAGGCGGGCATCGGCGTGATCAAGAAGTCCAAGAACGCTCAGGCAGCCGCGGACTTCCTGTCCTTCTTCACCAACCCCGACAACTCCGCCAAGCTCGCCCAGTTCTTCCCGCCGCCCCGGCAGCCGCTGCTGACCGCCGAGTCGCTGGCCAAGAGCAACCCGCTGCTGAAGCCGGAGCAGCTCCAGGAGGTCATCGTCGACGGCATCGCCGACGGCCGCGTCAAGCCCAGCCACGCCGGGCAGGCCGAGCTCAGCCAGGCCGTTCGAGCCGGGCTTGACCAGCTGTGGCAGCCGAACGCCGACGTCGCGACGGTGATGAACGGCGTCTGCACCGCCATCCAGCCGATGCTGGCCAAACGATGA